One Stappia sp. 28M-7 DNA window includes the following coding sequences:
- a CDS encoding exodeoxyribonuclease V subunit beta: protein MSSVSKVLKDNSARRDAISLHDRSILVEAGAGSGKTAVMAGRIAAMLAEGVAPRSIAAVTFTELAASELLSRVREFVADLSTGTIATELRVALPDGLNQAHRDNLLAASAAIDEITCSTIHGFCQRLIKPYPAEADIDPGAGVMDRNQADLTFLEIVDGWLRERLSGGQGGILAEMVLHSPAETVALIHKIAENLRRRPTLAAPPVSPLDGHLTAFRQAAADFAGFMDGVVAAEPETVMIVGRLAEMATALANGPDPATPAGLVRLLTARPHPELCKKDGAFYTYRKKGKWAAAAKQAGLSKADGDRLNAAAETHYTTCCDAWVGLTQAASSHALAALIDEARPILQRYREHKRASAQLDFDDLIFAARDLLRDHDAVRRALGQRFAHVLVDEFQDTDPLQTEIFWRLCGEPVDGDADWTRFQIRPGALFLVGDPKQAIYRFRGADVGAYVQARDAFRAQDPGSLLSISTNFRSCASILTFVNERFEAVLSADGQPGFTALDPFHDDRSGLCVAALDIAVADENGKASAEQQRDAEADAIAELCARLIESHSIIDRRSGAERPCQPGDIALLAPTGAELWRYEEALERRGIPVATQAGKGLFRRQEIQDLIALTRVLADRRDTLALGALLRGPLVGLTEEELLDIIWGLPRSEEQPDRIPRLDLSIDPAVIAHPLARDVIERLQSLSRRGNSTTPHELLSQGVDVLRVRPLLFERHRGQAERALANVDLYLSLSTGYAVRGLRAFAEAMTAAWSDEARAVEGRPDAQEEAVALFTMHAAKGLEWPIVIPVNTMTGVMAPDSAVIDRQTETFYCPVLGVVPEGYETARQAEKEELDRERIRLWYVAATRARELLVLPRLDAAPSKSAWIGLVDLSLADLPVLDVSHLPAGLTAAGAGAGNTQTRVSFAAEAEAIAAAHTRLTWLAPSRDENAAGTVLREEEAALWTGSADDQPPELEAAALVQGGRERGLILHKLMEEVLTGETPESGAALTERADDLIRSLGQSPVADPATGLSAQELAACVTRTLALPDIATLRPDLLAEFPVYAAQSSDGVESATAGIADALTIGESGRPIVVVDWKSDVNPDGQTLDHYRAQVRAYLDMTGAERGLIVLMTRGTVIAVSPSPQTVAA, encoded by the coding sequence ATGAGCAGCGTGTCCAAAGTGCTGAAGGACAACAGCGCGCGCCGCGATGCGATCAGCCTGCATGATCGCTCGATCCTGGTCGAGGCCGGCGCGGGTTCGGGCAAGACCGCCGTCATGGCCGGCCGCATCGCCGCGATGTTGGCAGAAGGTGTCGCGCCGCGTTCCATCGCCGCCGTCACCTTCACCGAACTCGCCGCGAGCGAGCTGCTGTCGCGTGTCCGGGAGTTCGTCGCCGACCTCTCGACCGGCACGATCGCAACCGAACTGCGCGTGGCGCTGCCCGATGGGCTGAACCAGGCCCATCGCGACAATCTTCTCGCCGCCAGCGCCGCGATCGACGAGATCACCTGCTCGACCATCCACGGCTTCTGCCAGCGCCTCATTAAGCCCTATCCGGCAGAGGCCGACATTGATCCCGGCGCCGGTGTCATGGATCGCAACCAGGCCGATCTCACTTTCCTCGAGATTGTTGATGGCTGGCTGCGCGAACGCCTGTCCGGCGGCCAGGGCGGCATCCTGGCCGAGATGGTGCTGCACAGCCCCGCCGAAACCGTGGCGCTCATCCATAAGATCGCCGAGAATTTGCGCCGCCGCCCCACGCTCGCGGCCCCGCCCGTCTCCCCGCTTGACGGCCACCTGACGGCGTTCCGGCAGGCCGCCGCGGATTTCGCTGGCTTCATGGATGGTGTGGTGGCGGCCGAGCCGGAAACGGTGATGATCGTCGGGCGGCTGGCCGAAATGGCGACTGCCTTGGCGAACGGTCCCGATCCCGCGACGCCTGCGGGCCTCGTCCGCCTCCTGACCGCGCGGCCCCACCCGGAGCTTTGCAAGAAGGATGGCGCTTTTTACACCTACCGCAAGAAGGGGAAGTGGGCTGCCGCGGCCAAGCAGGCGGGTCTCTCCAAGGCTGACGGCGACCGGCTGAACGCCGCCGCCGAGACCCACTATACCACCTGCTGCGACGCCTGGGTTGGGTTGACGCAGGCCGCCTCCAGCCATGCCTTGGCGGCGCTGATCGACGAAGCGCGCCCGATCCTGCAACGCTATCGCGAGCACAAGCGCGCCAGTGCCCAGCTCGATTTCGACGATTTGATTTTCGCCGCGCGCGACTTGCTGCGCGACCATGATGCCGTGCGCCGTGCTCTGGGACAGCGTTTCGCCCATGTCCTCGTCGACGAGTTCCAGGACACCGATCCCCTCCAGACCGAAATCTTCTGGCGGTTGTGCGGCGAGCCGGTCGATGGCGATGCCGACTGGACCCGGTTCCAAATCCGGCCAGGTGCGCTTTTCCTGGTCGGCGACCCCAAGCAGGCGATCTATCGCTTCCGGGGCGCCGATGTCGGCGCCTATGTGCAGGCGCGCGACGCCTTCCGCGCCCAGGACCCCGGCAGCCTCCTGTCGATCTCCACGAACTTCCGCTCCTGCGCCTCGATCCTCACCTTCGTCAACGAGCGCTTCGAGGCCGTGCTCTCGGCCGATGGCCAGCCGGGCTTCACCGCTCTCGACCCGTTCCATGACGATCGGAGCGGCCTTTGCGTGGCGGCCCTCGATATCGCCGTGGCCGATGAAAACGGCAAGGCCAGCGCCGAACAGCAGCGCGACGCCGAAGCCGACGCCATCGCCGAGCTGTGCGCCCGGCTGATCGAGAGCCACTCCATCATCGACCGTCGAAGTGGCGCGGAGCGCCCCTGCCAGCCGGGCGACATCGCCTTGCTGGCGCCAACCGGCGCCGAGCTGTGGCGCTATGAGGAAGCCCTGGAGCGCCGCGGTATCCCTGTGGCGACCCAAGCCGGAAAGGGACTGTTCCGCCGCCAGGAGATCCAGGACCTGATCGCGCTGACCCGCGTTCTGGCGGATCGCCGTGACACCCTGGCGCTCGGTGCGCTCCTACGCGGGCCTCTGGTCGGCCTCACCGAAGAAGAGCTGCTGGACATCATCTGGGGACTTCCGCGGTCGGAGGAACAGCCGGATCGGATTCCGCGCCTGGATCTCAGCATCGACCCTGCCGTCATCGCGCACCCGCTCGCTCGCGACGTCATCGAGCGGCTGCAATCGCTCTCCCGGCGCGGCAACAGCACGACCCCGCACGAGCTGCTCTCGCAAGGCGTGGACGTGTTGCGCGTCCGTCCGCTCCTCTTCGAGCGCCATCGCGGCCAGGCCGAGCGCGCGCTCGCTAATGTCGATCTCTATCTCAGCCTGTCGACCGGCTACGCCGTGCGCGGTTTGCGCGCCTTCGCCGAGGCTATGACAGCGGCGTGGTCCGATGAGGCCCGTGCCGTCGAGGGACGGCCCGACGCGCAGGAGGAAGCGGTCGCGCTCTTCACCATGCATGCGGCCAAGGGACTGGAATGGCCGATCGTCATTCCGGTCAACACCATGACCGGCGTCATGGCGCCCGACAGCGCCGTCATCGACCGCCAGACCGAGACCTTCTATTGCCCGGTCCTCGGCGTCGTGCCCGAGGGCTACGAAACCGCGCGCCAGGCGGAAAAGGAGGAGCTGGACCGCGAACGCATCCGGCTCTGGTATGTCGCGGCCACCCGCGCCCGCGAACTCCTCGTCTTGCCCCGGCTCGACGCCGCACCGTCGAAATCGGCCTGGATCGGTCTCGTCGATCTGTCGCTCGCCGACCTCCCCGTCCTGGACGTCTCTCACCTGCCTGCCGGTCTCACGGCCGCAGGTGCGGGCGCGGGCAACACCCAGACGCGCGTGAGCTTCGCCGCCGAAGCCGAAGCCATCGCGGCCGCGCACACGCGGTTGACCTGGCTCGCGCCCAGCCGTGACGAAAACGCCGCCGGGACCGTGCTGCGGGAAGAAGAAGCCGCGCTCTGGACGGGATCGGCCGACGATCAGCCCCCAGAGTTGGAAGCCGCCGCCCTCGTGCAGGGTGGCCGCGAGCGCGGGCTGATCCTCCACAAGCTTATGGAAGAGGTGCTGACCGGCGAAACTCCAGAATCAGGAGCCGCCCTGACCGAACGGGCTGACGACCTTATCCGCTCCCTCGGCCAGTCTCCGGTCGCCGACCCGGCCACGGGGCTGTCGGCGCAGGAACTGGCGGCCTGTGTGACCCGGACCTTGGCTCTGCCTGACATCGCGACCCTGCGGCCGGATCTTCTCGCCGAATTTCCCGTCTATGCCGCACAGTCTTCCGATGGCGTGGAATCCGCAACGGCCGGGATCGCGGACGCGCTGACTATCGGCGAGAGTGGCCGGCCGATCGTGGTCGTCGACTGGAAGAGCGACGTGAATCCCGATGGTCAGACGCTCGACCACTATCGGGCTCAGGTGCGCGCCTATCTCGACATGACTGGCGCCGAGCGCGGGCTCATCGTTCTGATGACGAGGGGAACGGTGATCGCCGTCTCGCCCTCGCCCCAGACGGTGGCGGCCTGA
- a CDS encoding PD-(D/E)XK nuclease family protein: MTNAHRSTLIVNGRLAMRESRLAAGRDGRHGVQIMSFEQAAVRLAGGFTRPIDDESLRAAIQAALPATQMGELESIKALPGMIDAAADTLHKAWRAGIDLAARAADHSRLDAIARLEAAVLDQLPPGMMRPLDIVTAATARVAHAMAVLGPMEIVGLTELSPCWRPLLQALTAHIPVQWTAGPRSVPAWLDGTGVRITRAPAQTPGISAVSAATAYHEAIEAMRWARSLLATGVSPSEIAIATASPADYDDHFLALRADANIDLHFVHGVRTVTTREGQSAAALADIVVRGLSQSRLRRLAALCRDSGPFETLPEGWLRVLPTDAPLSTPSAWNRLLVRLTPEDWPDGADHVAALRTAVETLAKGPDAASEIGGAFLKGRALAIWRKALLAGPAASIDSTLETLKQDDGLEACVCVAWMAASALAASPRRFVRLLGLNSSRWPRGIAEDRLIPDHIIPTPVLDPLPVNLADRRDFETILATTADTVVLSRARRDSDGRLLGRSPLLAGRGDETYLRRNATPAHAFSETDRLMARPEDFAADPQAVGAQSCWRDWRQAEITPHDGLVRADHPLVLAILGRTQSASSLRRLLRNPLSFVWVYAFGWREPQSSAEPLVLDALGIGDLVHMVLDRALRALETEGRLASADAGTIDTAVAQAAQAVAADWESERPVPPAVIWGRTLDDARVMAGRALSYGDDVLPGARSYGEVPFGGSEPKSDAETPWDTTTPVTIPDTGFNIAGYIDRLDISGDGKRALVRDYKTGRPPRGEIRLNGGRELQRCLYAFAVKALLGDDVAISASLLYPREPVDLQLDDPEAVLAEITGYLRAARASLAGGAALPGPDTGGDYDDLAFALPANASATYCKRKMPAATQRFGEVAQVWEAE, encoded by the coding sequence ATGACCAATGCGCATCGATCCACCCTGATCGTTAACGGCCGCCTCGCCATGCGGGAGAGCCGCCTGGCGGCGGGCCGTGATGGTCGCCACGGCGTCCAGATCATGTCCTTCGAGCAGGCCGCCGTCCGGCTGGCGGGCGGCTTCACCCGCCCTATCGATGACGAGAGCCTGCGCGCTGCCATCCAGGCAGCCTTGCCCGCCACGCAGATGGGCGAGCTGGAGAGCATCAAGGCGCTTCCCGGCATGATCGACGCGGCAGCCGATACGCTCCACAAAGCCTGGCGCGCGGGCATCGATCTTGCCGCGCGCGCGGCAGATCATTCGCGTCTCGACGCTATCGCGCGCCTGGAAGCGGCTGTCCTCGACCAGCTTCCGCCCGGCATGATGCGGCCTCTCGACATCGTCACCGCCGCGACCGCCCGCGTTGCTCATGCGATGGCGGTCCTCGGCCCCATGGAAATCGTCGGCCTTACCGAACTCTCGCCCTGCTGGCGGCCGCTACTCCAGGCCCTCACCGCCCATATCCCGGTGCAGTGGACAGCCGGCCCGAGAAGCGTTCCGGCATGGCTGGACGGCACGGGCGTCAGGATCACGCGCGCACCGGCGCAGACGCCAGGGATCAGCGCCGTCAGCGCGGCGACCGCCTATCACGAGGCCATCGAGGCGATGCGCTGGGCGCGCAGTCTGCTCGCAACTGGCGTCTCGCCCTCGGAGATCGCCATCGCGACCGCATCGCCCGCCGACTATGACGATCATTTCCTGGCCCTGCGCGCCGACGCCAACATCGACCTGCACTTCGTCCACGGCGTCCGCACCGTCACTACTCGCGAGGGCCAGTCGGCTGCGGCGCTGGCCGACATCGTGGTGCGCGGTCTGTCGCAATCCCGGCTGCGGCGTCTCGCGGCGCTCTGCCGGGACAGCGGGCCATTCGAGACCCTGCCCGAAGGCTGGCTGCGGGTCCTGCCGACCGATGCGCCGCTCTCGACGCCGAGTGCCTGGAACCGCCTGCTGGTCCGCTTGACGCCGGAAGACTGGCCCGACGGCGCCGACCACGTTGCGGCGCTGCGCACTGCGGTCGAGACTCTGGCCAAAGGACCGGACGCCGCCAGCGAGATCGGAGGAGCCTTCCTCAAGGGCCGCGCGCTGGCGATCTGGCGCAAGGCTCTGCTCGCAGGCCCCGCCGCCTCGATCGACTCCACGCTGGAAACCCTTAAGCAGGACGACGGGCTGGAAGCGTGCGTCTGCGTCGCCTGGATGGCCGCCAGCGCGCTCGCCGCGTCGCCCCGCCGCTTCGTGCGACTCCTCGGCCTCAATTCCTCGCGCTGGCCGCGCGGGATCGCCGAGGACCGCCTTATCCCGGACCATATCATCCCGACCCCGGTGCTCGATCCGCTGCCGGTCAATCTCGCCGACCGCCGCGATTTCGAGACGATCCTCGCCACGACGGCCGATACCGTCGTTCTCTCGCGCGCCCGGCGCGACAGCGACGGGCGTCTGCTGGGCCGCAGCCCCCTGCTCGCCGGACGTGGCGACGAAACCTATCTGCGCCGCAATGCGACGCCAGCGCACGCCTTCAGCGAAACCGACCGCCTAATGGCCCGGCCCGAGGACTTCGCCGCCGATCCGCAAGCGGTCGGTGCGCAGAGCTGCTGGCGCGACTGGCGGCAGGCGGAGATCACCCCCCATGACGGGCTCGTGCGGGCCGATCATCCGCTCGTTCTCGCCATCCTCGGCCGGACCCAGTCGGCCAGCTCGCTGCGCCGCCTGCTGCGCAATCCACTCAGCTTCGTGTGGGTCTATGCCTTCGGATGGCGCGAACCGCAGAGCAGCGCCGAACCGCTCGTGCTCGATGCGCTCGGGATCGGCGATCTCGTCCACATGGTTCTCGATCGCGCCTTGCGCGCCCTCGAAACTGAAGGCCGTCTTGCCTCCGCCGACGCGGGAACCATTGACACGGCGGTGGCGCAGGCAGCCCAGGCCGTCGCCGCCGATTGGGAGAGCGAGCGTCCGGTTCCGCCGGCCGTCATCTGGGGGCGCACCCTCGACGACGCTCGCGTGATGGCGGGCCGCGCCCTGTCCTATGGCGATGATGTCCTGCCGGGCGCACGCTCCTACGGTGAGGTTCCCTTCGGCGGCTCGGAACCGAAATCTGACGCGGAAACGCCTTGGGATACGACCACGCCGGTCACGATCCCTGACACGGGCTTCAACATCGCCGGCTATATCGACCGACTCGACATCTCGGGCGACGGGAAGCGCGCGCTGGTACGCGACTACAAGACCGGCCGCCCGCCGCGCGGTGAGATCCGGCTGAACGGCGGACGCGAGCTTCAGCGCTGCCTCTATGCCTTCGCGGTGAAGGCGCTCCTCGGCGACGACGTCGCCATCAGTGCCTCGCTGCTCTATCCGCGTGAGCCCGTCGATCTTCAGCTTGACGATCCCGAGGCCGTGCTGGCGGAGATCACAGGCTATCTGCGCGCGGCAAGGGCAAGTCTCGCCGGCGGCGCCGCCCTGCCTGGCCCGGATACCGGCGGCGACTATGACGATCTGGCCTTCGCCCTGCCGGCCAACGCCAGCGCCACTTATTGCAAACGTAAAATGCCCGCCGCGACGCAGCGGTTTGGTGAAGTCGCTCAGGTCTGGGAGGCGGAATGA
- a CDS encoding WYL domain-containing protein: MRWGVEQRLEFVEFRLFWEGAINRADIVDFFGVSVPQASKDLTLYQERAPGNMVYDTRGKRYVAAERFVLRFLDPDPYVYLAQLRSVAEGTVPAHDSLIAVLPNTDVALTPKRDIDIEVLRNVLDATREGASLDIYYQSMNRSRPDPIWRRITPHAFGYDGFRWHARAYCHLEHKFKDFLLPRILDVGRKDKPGASGDEDWLWNNFFDVVIGPHPDLTESQKKVVAKDYGFEHGNGTLSIRYAMLFYVLKRLGLLGDAAKQSARTQHIVTVNRKETEAALKQAEYQL; encoded by the coding sequence GTGCGCTGGGGAGTCGAACAACGGCTTGAGTTTGTCGAGTTCCGCCTGTTCTGGGAGGGTGCGATCAACCGCGCCGATATTGTTGATTTTTTTGGCGTTTCTGTTCCGCAGGCGTCGAAGGATCTGACCCTCTACCAAGAACGCGCGCCGGGCAATATGGTGTACGACACACGCGGCAAGCGCTATGTCGCGGCCGAGAGGTTTGTTCTACGCTTCCTCGATCCTGACCCTTATGTGTACCTTGCCCAGCTCCGCTCTGTCGCAGAAGGGACCGTCCCGGCCCATGATTCGCTGATAGCGGTGCTGCCAAACACCGATGTGGCACTTACGCCCAAGCGCGACATCGATATCGAGGTTCTAAGGAATGTCCTCGATGCCACCCGCGAAGGTGCTTCGCTGGACATCTATTATCAGTCGATGAACCGGTCGCGGCCTGATCCGATATGGCGCAGGATCACACCGCACGCCTTTGGCTACGACGGCTTCCGCTGGCACGCGCGGGCGTATTGCCATCTTGAGCACAAGTTCAAGGACTTTCTGCTGCCGCGCATCCTCGATGTAGGGCGAAAGGACAAACCCGGAGCTTCCGGGGATGAGGACTGGCTCTGGAACAACTTCTTTGATGTCGTCATCGGCCCACATCCCGATTTGACGGAAAGCCAGAAGAAAGTTGTCGCCAAGGATTATGGGTTCGAGCATGGCAACGGCACGCTGTCCATCCGCTACGCAATGCTGTTCTATGTGCTTAAACGACTTGGCCTGCTTGGCGATGCCGCAAAACAAAGTGCCCGTACACAGCACATCGTTACAGTGAACCGGAAGGAAACCGAGGCAGCGTTGAAACAGGCGGAATATCAGCTATGA
- a CDS encoding helicase-related protein: protein MGARLEDIKNGASVRGIASAQPVQVVSVDWIGDQAISVVFRDHSGTVAESILYRDDEHRLEVEKTGRPWSFDADGALLRLVTEANRIKLAHYFDPYLAIHTSLVDPLPHQISAVYGEMLPRQPLRFLLADDPGAGKTIMAGLLIKELIARSDLERCLVVAPGSLVEQWQDELGQKFNLEFDILTRDMIETSRSGNPFSDRNRLIVRLDVLARNEELQDKLMSAQEWDLIICDEAHRMSATYFGGEVKYTKRYQIGQKLGQACRHLLLMSATPHNGKEEDFQLFMALLDGDRFEGRFRDGVHYADTEDMMRRLTKEELLKFDGRPLFPERRAYTVKYELSEGEAALYTAVTEYVRTEMNRVQRFAEGDGKRRNNVGFALQILQRRLASSPAAIYQSLKRRRERLESELGEARLATKGRRASFDERAVNADVLRNIEEYGQEEIDELEDLISTGATTAETVEQLALEVETLKSLEAMALGVLRSGVDTKWSQLNRILDDDLMIDSAKNRRKLIIFTEPKDTLNYLLEKVRARLGNPEAVDVIHGGVSREERRKVVERFMQDKDLLVLIANDAAGEGVNLQRGHLMVNYDLPWNPNKIEQRFGRIHRIGQTEVCHLWNLVAADTREGEVYARLLEKLEAAREALGGRVYDVLGELFEGTALKDLLFHAIQYGEQDEVKARLLQQVDGAVDQTHLLELLRRRALTNDTMPEAKVEELRLEMERAEALRLQPHHIQSFFVEAFQHLGGRLKRREEGRWEVTHVPGRIRERDRQIGTGAPIQKQYERICFEKGLINQQPVAAFICPGHPLLEAVISLIREQYEQIMRQGAILVDDTDPGDSLSAIFLLEHTVQDGRMTSGGKPNVISQRLQFTAIDKAGDAVNAGIAPHLNLRPATTEEIEAVSDLLDEDWLTSELEKTAIRFATVELAQGHVAEIKARRLPEIDKVEQEVRARLKKEINYWDSRAFELKEEEKAGKKARLSWQNAQRRAEELAERQKRRMDQLERERFITSQPPRVRGGMVVIPRGLLVARQSPTVPNRFAEDPAARRAIELAAMEAVMTAERALGHVPVDVSAQKIGYDIASHDPKSGHLRFIEVKGRIDGADTVMITRQEIITSLHEPEKFILAIVSVNGGFAHAPRYVRGPLVEREPSFLETAIQFDLRRLLERAREPA, encoded by the coding sequence ATGGGGGCGAGACTCGAAGATATCAAGAACGGCGCGTCAGTCCGCGGCATTGCGTCCGCGCAGCCGGTTCAGGTTGTGTCCGTCGACTGGATCGGCGACCAAGCCATTAGCGTCGTCTTCCGCGATCACAGTGGAACCGTTGCCGAATCCATTCTCTATCGAGACGACGAACACCGGCTCGAAGTCGAGAAAACGGGCCGCCCCTGGTCTTTCGATGCCGACGGCGCATTGCTGCGGCTGGTCACGGAAGCCAACCGGATCAAGCTTGCGCATTATTTCGACCCCTATCTCGCGATCCATACCAGCCTGGTCGATCCGCTGCCGCATCAGATTTCGGCCGTCTATGGCGAGATGCTCCCCCGCCAGCCGCTGCGCTTCCTCCTCGCCGACGATCCCGGCGCGGGCAAGACGATCATGGCTGGCCTTCTCATCAAGGAACTCATCGCGCGCAGCGATCTCGAACGGTGCCTCGTCGTCGCACCTGGCAGCCTGGTCGAGCAGTGGCAGGACGAGCTCGGCCAGAAGTTCAATCTGGAATTCGACATCCTCACGCGCGACATGATCGAGACGTCGCGATCCGGCAATCCGTTCTCCGACCGCAACCGGCTGATCGTGCGTCTCGACGTCCTGGCGCGCAATGAAGAGCTCCAGGACAAGCTCATGAGCGCGCAGGAATGGGACCTGATCATCTGCGACGAAGCGCACCGCATGTCGGCCACCTATTTCGGCGGTGAAGTGAAATACACCAAGCGCTACCAGATCGGCCAGAAGCTCGGCCAGGCCTGCCGCCACCTGCTGCTGATGTCGGCGACACCGCACAACGGTAAGGAAGAAGACTTCCAGCTCTTCATGGCTCTGCTTGACGGTGACCGTTTCGAGGGCCGGTTCCGCGATGGCGTCCATTATGCCGATACAGAAGACATGATGCGGCGGCTGACCAAGGAGGAACTGCTTAAATTCGATGGCCGACCGCTGTTTCCCGAGCGTCGGGCCTACACTGTCAAGTATGAGCTCTCCGAGGGTGAGGCCGCGCTTTATACGGCGGTCACTGAGTACGTGCGGACCGAGATGAACCGCGTGCAGCGCTTTGCCGAGGGCGACGGCAAGAGGCGGAACAATGTTGGCTTCGCCTTGCAGATCCTCCAGCGCCGCCTGGCGTCTTCGCCGGCCGCAATCTACCAGTCGCTGAAGCGCCGCCGCGAGCGTCTGGAAAGCGAGCTCGGCGAGGCGCGCCTTGCTACGAAGGGCCGCCGGGCTAGCTTCGACGAGCGGGCGGTCAATGCCGACGTCCTGCGCAACATCGAGGAATATGGGCAGGAGGAGATCGACGAGCTCGAGGACCTGATCTCCACCGGTGCGACGACCGCCGAGACTGTGGAGCAGCTCGCTCTTGAGGTCGAGACGCTGAAAAGCCTCGAAGCCATGGCGCTTGGCGTGCTGCGTTCCGGCGTGGACACGAAATGGAGCCAGCTCAACCGCATCCTCGACGATGATTTGATGATCGACTCGGCCAAGAACCGCCGAAAGCTGATCATCTTCACCGAACCGAAGGATACCCTGAACTACCTGCTCGAAAAGGTGCGCGCGCGTCTTGGCAATCCCGAAGCGGTGGATGTGATCCACGGTGGTGTATCACGCGAGGAACGCCGGAAGGTGGTCGAACGCTTCATGCAGGACAAGGACCTGCTCGTGCTGATCGCGAACGATGCCGCCGGCGAAGGCGTCAACCTCCAACGCGGACATCTGATGGTCAATTACGACCTGCCTTGGAATCCCAACAAGATCGAACAACGCTTCGGGCGCATCCATCGCATCGGCCAGACGGAGGTTTGCCACCTCTGGAACCTAGTCGCGGCCGACACGCGCGAGGGCGAAGTCTATGCCCGCCTCCTCGAAAAGCTGGAGGCTGCGCGCGAGGCCCTGGGTGGGCGCGTCTATGACGTGCTTGGCGAATTGTTCGAGGGCACCGCACTCAAGGACCTTCTGTTCCACGCGATTCAGTATGGCGAGCAGGACGAGGTGAAGGCTCGCCTTCTGCAACAGGTCGATGGCGCGGTCGACCAGACGCACCTGCTTGAGCTGCTTCGACGCCGGGCTCTGACTAACGATACCATGCCCGAAGCCAAGGTCGAGGAACTGCGGCTTGAGATGGAACGGGCCGAAGCACTGCGCCTTCAGCCGCATCACATCCAGAGCTTCTTCGTTGAGGCATTCCAGCATCTCGGCGGCCGCCTCAAGCGCCGCGAGGAGGGACGTTGGGAAGTGACTCATGTGCCGGGGCGCATCCGCGAACGCGATCGGCAGATCGGCACCGGCGCGCCGATTCAAAAGCAGTATGAGCGGATCTGCTTCGAAAAGGGCCTGATCAACCAGCAGCCGGTAGCGGCCTTCATCTGTCCTGGGCACCCGCTGCTAGAAGCGGTGATTAGCCTGATCCGCGAGCAGTATGAGCAGATCATGCGACAGGGCGCGATCCTGGTCGATGATACTGACCCGGGCGATAGCCTCTCGGCGATCTTCCTTCTGGAACACACGGTGCAGGATGGACGGATGACGAGCGGCGGCAAACCGAATGTGATCTCGCAACGCCTCCAGTTCACCGCGATCGACAAGGCGGGTGATGCGGTCAACGCTGGTATCGCGCCGCATCTCAACCTTCGCCCCGCAACTACCGAAGAGATCGAGGCCGTCAGCGACCTGCTGGATGAGGATTGGCTGACGAGTGAGCTGGAGAAGACAGCCATCCGCTTCGCCACCGTGGAGCTGGCACAGGGGCATGTCGCGGAGATCAAGGCCCGCCGCCTTCCGGAGATCGACAAGGTCGAACAGGAGGTTCGCGCCCGGCTCAAGAAAGAAATCAATTACTGGGATTCCCGGGCCTTCGAGCTGAAAGAGGAAGAGAAGGCCGGCAAGAAGGCACGGCTGAGCTGGCAAAATGCCCAGCGACGCGCCGAGGAACTGGCCGAGCGCCAGAAGCGCCGAATGGACCAACTGGAGCGGGAGCGGTTCATCACTTCGCAGCCACCCCGCGTGCGTGGCGGGATGGTGGTCATTCCGCGAGGTCTTCTTGTCGCTCGTCAATCACCAACCGTACCCAACCGCTTCGCCGAAGACCCGGCGGCGCGGCGCGCGATCGAACTCGCCGCGATGGAAGCGGTCATGACCGCAGAACGCGCGCTCGGGCATGTTCCTGTCGACGTCTCCGCACAAAAGATTGGCTACGATATCGCGTCGCACGATCCGAAATCGGGGCACCTGCGCTTCATCGAGGTCAAAGGACGCATCGACGGCGCTGACACCGTGATGATCACGCGGCAAGAGATCATCACTTCGCTGCACGAGCCGGAGAAGTTCATCCTGGCGATCGTCTCCGTCAATGGCGGCTTCGCTCATGCGCCGCGCTATGTGCGCGGCCCGCTCGTCGAGCGGGAGCCGTCGTTCCTCGAAACCGCGATCCAGTTCGACCTCCGACGCCTGCTGGAGCGGGCGCGAGAGCCGGCATAA